In Carya illinoinensis cultivar Pawnee chromosome 7, C.illinoinensisPawnee_v1, whole genome shotgun sequence, the following are encoded in one genomic region:
- the LOC122315207 gene encoding auxin-responsive protein SAUR50-like, whose translation MAIKKSNKLPQTAVLKQILRRCSSLGKKQHDYDEQELPLDVPKGHFVVYVGENRSRYIVPISYLTHPEFQSLLQQAEEEFGFNHEMGLTIPCEEVVFRSLTSMLR comes from the coding sequence ATGGCcatcaaaaaatcaaacaaactgCCTCAAACAGCCGTACTGAAGCAAATTCTCCGGAGGTGCTCAAGCTTAGGAAAGAAACAACATGATTATGATGAACAAGAACTTCCTTTGGACGTCCCAAAGGGCCATTTTGTTGTATATGTTGGGGAGAACAGAAGCAGATATATTGTCCCAATCTCTTACTTGACTCACCCCGAGTTCCAAAGCCTACTGCAGCAAGCCGAAGAAGAGTTTGGGTTCAACCACGAGATGGGTCTCACAATTCCTTGTGAAGAAGTTGTTTTTCGATCTCTAACATCCATGCTCAGATGA